GGCCTGCGGGTCGAACTGTTCGAGGACCGGCTGCGCGTGAGCTCGTACTTCTTCGGCGCCGACGCGCAGGGCAAGGAGATCAAGCACGTCGACGTCCCGCTCCCCGCGGGGCAGTGACGAGGCCGCTCAGTCCTCCGAGCCGTGACCGCGCGTGCAGCGGCCGGCGGGGCCGTCGATCCTGATGTCGTGAGCAGAGGCGTTGAAGCGGTGCAGGCCGGCGCGCAGCTGCTCGAGATCCTCGGCGCTCCAGTCGGCGAACCGCTCGTGGTAGGCGTGGGCCCACTGGCGACGGATGCGCTCGAGCAGTTCACCGGCATGGGCCGTCGCGGTGAGCAGGATCACGCGGCGATCCTCGGGCGACGCTTCCGCCTCGACGAGCCCGAGTTCGCGCAGCTTCGCGATCTGCCGGCTCACCACGGCCTTGTCCATGTCGAGCATCTGGCTGAGGGCGGTCGCCGTGACCGGCCCCTTCCTGAACACCAGCTGCAGCACGATCATGCCGACGCCCTTGAGCTCGCTGTCGACCTCCTGGGCGTAACTCGCCCAGTGGCTGCGGGCGAAGGCGAATACCTCCGAGAACTCCGAGATGATCTGCGAGACCCGCTCGTCCCTCGGTGAGGCGGCCGCCCCCGCACCGGGCGCATGCGCGTGCTCGTGCGCGTGCTTGTGCCCGTGCGCGGGGCGGCCGTTCTGAACCTCCATGATCGTTGAGCCTAGCGGGCCGTCGAGGGGCCGTCGTCGCCGTCTCGCCCGCCGCCCTCGGAGGTGATGACGGGGATCGATCCGGTGGCGACCCGCACCGCGTCGCCGAAGAGCTCGGCCCCGGCCGTGCTGCCCGCGTCGGACGGGGCGGCCTTCTCGCGCTGGCTCAGCTCGGAGATGCGCTCCGCGTTGCTCTTGTTGCTCAGCGGGATGTTGGGCAGGAAGATGATCGCGATGAGCGCGACGATCGCCACCGGGGCCGCGGCCAGGAAGATGTTGCCGATCGCGTGGCCGTACGACGACTCGACGACCTCGCGCACGGGCGCCGACAGGTCGGCGATCTTCGGGATCGCGTTGCTCTCCTGGAACTTCTGCAGATCGGCGATCACCGCGGGATCCGGGTTCTGCTGCATGAGGGCGCCGAGCTTGGTGAAGCCCTCCTTGAAGTAGTCGGCGACCTCGTGGGCGAGGATCGCACCCATCACCGAGATACCCGCGGTGCCGCCGATCGTGCGGAAGAACGTGACCGCCGAGGTGGAGGTGCCCATCTCGGCCGGATTGACCGTGTTCTGCACCACGAGCACGAGGTTCTGCATCGTCATGCCGACGCCCGCGCCGAGCACCGCCATCGACACCCCTACGTACCAGTAGGTCGTGTCGTACCGCAGCTGACCCATCATGACCAGGCCCGCGAGCAGCGCGACGGCGCCCGCGACCATGTAGCGCTTCCACTTGCCGGTGCGGGTGATGATCTGGCCCACGATCGTCGAGGAGAGCAGCACGCCCGCCATCATCGGCAGCGTCAGCAGGCTCGACTCGATGACCGAGCGACCGCGCGCGAGCTGCATGTACTGGCCGAGGAAGACCGCGGTGCCCATCATCGCGAGGCCCACCGCGATCGACGCGATCGACGCGAGGGTGAAGGTGCGGTTCGTGAAGAGCGTCATCGGGATGAGCGGCTCCTCGACCTTGAGCTCGACGAACACGGCGATCACGAGGGCGACGAGCCCGCCGCCGACCATCGCCGCCGTCTGCCACGACCACCAGTCGAAGTTGGAACCGGCGAGGGTCACCCAGATGAGCAGGCTCGAGAAGCCGAGCGAGATGAGCGCAGTGCCCCAGTAGTCGATCTTGACCTTCTGCTTGCGGGTGGGCAGGTGCAGCGTGCGCTGCAGCATGATGATCGCGACGATGGCGATGGGGGCCGCGACGTAGAAGTTCCAGCGCCAGCCGACGGTGTCGGTGAGGAGGCCGCCGAGCAGCGGGCCGCCCACGGTCGCGACGGCCATGATGGCGCCGAGGATGCCCATGTACTTGCCGCGCTCGAGCGGGCTGATGATCTCGGCGAGCACGATCTGGGCGAGCGCGCCCAGGCCGCCGACGCCGATGCCCTGGAAGACGCGGCAGGCGATGAGCCACGTCGGATCCTGCGCGAAGCCGGCGAACGCCGAGGCGAGGATGAAGACGATGAGGGCGACCTGCAGCAGCACCTTCTTGCTGGTCAGGTCGGCGAGCTTGCCCCAGATCGGGGTCGAGATCGCGCTCGCGAGCATCGTCGCGGTGACCACCCAGGTGAAGGCGGCCTGCGTGCCGCCGATGTCGGCGATGATGATCGGCATCGAGGTGCCGACGACGTTCATGGCGAGCATGGAGACGAAGTTGGCGAGGAAGAGCCCGGCGAGCGCGAGGTTCTTCGCTCGGCCGGTGAGCAGCCCCGTCTGGGGGGCTTGCTGGGAGGGCTGTGACATCTGGGTCCTTATGGGAATGTGCGTTGCGTGAGATCGGTCGGCGGGGACTCCGTGAGCGAGCCGCCGAGGGGGCGCGGGATCGGAATCCCACGCCCCCTCTTTGTTGACGAAGATCAACTATATGTCAATGGTTGATTTTCGTCAACCATTTGCGGGTTTCGTTTCGGGCGCGACCCAGCCGAGGTACGGATTTCGCGGCGTCGAGCGCGAGCGGCCGTGCGAAATCCGTACCTCGCGGGG
This DNA window, taken from Leucobacter tenebrionis, encodes the following:
- a CDS encoding DHA2 family efflux MFS transporter permease subunit; translation: MSQPSQQAPQTGLLTGRAKNLALAGLFLANFVSMLAMNVVGTSMPIIIADIGGTQAAFTWVVTATMLASAISTPIWGKLADLTSKKVLLQVALIVFILASAFAGFAQDPTWLIACRVFQGIGVGGLGALAQIVLAEIISPLERGKYMGILGAIMAVATVGGPLLGGLLTDTVGWRWNFYVAAPIAIVAIIMLQRTLHLPTRKQKVKIDYWGTALISLGFSSLLIWVTLAGSNFDWWSWQTAAMVGGGLVALVIAVFVELKVEEPLIPMTLFTNRTFTLASIASIAVGLAMMGTAVFLGQYMQLARGRSVIESSLLTLPMMAGVLLSSTIVGQIITRTGKWKRYMVAGAVALLAGLVMMGQLRYDTTYWYVGVSMAVLGAGVGMTMQNLVLVVQNTVNPAEMGTSTSAVTFFRTIGGTAGISVMGAILAHEVADYFKEGFTKLGALMQQNPDPAVIADLQKFQESNAIPKIADLSAPVREVVESSYGHAIGNIFLAAAPVAIVALIAIIFLPNIPLSNKSNAERISELSQREKAAPSDAGSTAGAELFGDAVRVATGSIPVITSEGGGRDGDDGPSTAR
- a CDS encoding MarR family winged helix-turn-helix transcriptional regulator; protein product: MEVQNGRPAHGHKHAHEHAHAPGAGAAASPRDERVSQIISEFSEVFAFARSHWASYAQEVDSELKGVGMIVLQLVFRKGPVTATALSQMLDMDKAVVSRQIAKLRELGLVEAEASPEDRRVILLTATAHAGELLERIRRQWAHAYHERFADWSAEDLEQLRAGLHRFNASAHDIRIDGPAGRCTRGHGSED